The region ACCCTTGTCGCTTTTAGCGCCATTGCCAGTGCCGAAAAACAGACCATGGCACATATGATGGCAGGAAAGTGTAGCGCCATCATTGGTTATGGCGCAAAGGCAATTACCCTCGATGCGCAAATTATCGATGAGACGGCCTATATCACCGATGTAGGACGTATTAGCGCACCATTTAGTGTGGCTGGATTTACTCCAGAGAGTGAAATCGAACGCTACACCACGCAACGTCCACGTAAAAGTGAAGAGTTAATCAGCGATGAAATAGAACTCCAAGCCGTCGTTATTACCTTGGACGATGAAACGGGAAAGGCAACGCACCTTCAACCCTTGCGCGCTACCTATCCGCTTAACGTCAAAGCCCCTGCCAATACTTCTGCAGAGTCAACTACTCCATAAAACCAAGTACGCGTAAGCTCTCTTGCGTAGCATTAATACGTGCTTGGTCTACAACGCCACTCTCGGTGTAATAAGCCAATGTTGCATAAATTCCCGCTAAAATATCTTCATAAATGGCACCATCGATATACTGTTGCGCAATGGCTGCCGCCTCTTCAGGGTGATCGCGCGTAAAACGCATCGCTTTGGTGAGCGCCTCATAAAACGCATTTAACACGCGTTGTTGCTCATCACTTTGCCATTGATTACTATTAGTCAAAATAAGCGCACCGGCTAAGGCAGAAAAATCAGAAGCCATCCACAACTGATACCGAACATCTTGTTCGCGCATCTGGAGAGGTTCGTTATTTGCAAAGACAACAACGGCATCCACCTCGCCTCGCTCAAGCGCAGCCAACTGCGCGTAACCTACTCGTACAATCTCCACATCTTCTTGGGAAATATCATAATAAGTCAAAAATTCCATCAGTGTAAGATAAGAAGAGCCGGAGAGTTCAGAGACACCAATACGTCGACCGCGTAAATCCGATGGAAGGGAAATGGTTGGATCCATGCTCATCATTGCTAAAGGGGAGGTCTCATAATATTGATAGCTCGCTTGCAAAGGCATGCCCTGTGCACGGGCAAGTAAGTATTGATCGGCATCACCCAAGGCGAAATGCACCCGTCCACCTGCTAAAATCGAGAGAATATCACTGCCCATGCCATACTCAATCGTTAAATCGATGCCCGCTTGCGCGAAATATCCCTCATGCATTGCCACATACAACGGGGCAAATTGCATGTTCGGAATGTAGCCAATCGCCAATGTTAAGGGCGTAAGCGTACGCGCCTCCTTCGCTGGTTTTGCTTGACAACTCAACAAAACGAACGCTAATAACCCTAGTAATCCAACCTTTGTGTACCCAAATAATCTACACATACTCACTCCTTATCTCCTACCTAATCTTATCTTTGGTCGTCCACAGGCGACCTCTTTTTCATTCTTTACTTAATTCACAAGAAGATCGTAGGCAAGTTCAGTTATATAAGAGAGAAAACGATCAGCTTAGCACGATTATCCCCAAATTATTCCCGTATTGCTATCTAATCATCCTCATCATAGGCAATCTCTTTTTCATTCTCAATCTGATTCATAAGGAGATCGTCGGCAAGCTCATTCATATAGGAGATCAGGCGATCGGCTTGCGCCACCAATTTGGCAATTTTATCTCCAGATTCCAGTAGTTCCCACAAGAGCAACGGCACAGAAATGAGTGCATCTAAAGGCAACTGCACCACCGTAATCGCAGAGAGTGCAACAACTTGTGGAATCAACCCCTCGCTCTTAGCAAAAAAGACCTCTTGCCCGTAAAAGTAATCCTCCGAGAGCGTCTCTACCAAATTTTCCTTATGGAAAATACCCGCCATGCCCTCCACAATCAGACCCACTTGGCGCTGATGCCCTTCGGGTAAAATATCACCCTCTGCATACTGTACCGTAGTCATCTTTTTATTGAGTTCATCCAGTAAATAACGAGAGGATATGGACTTAAATAATTCAGAGGAGCGAAGTTTTTTACGCCGATAAAACGAATCAACATAAATATCTAAAGAGAGGTACTGACGGACAAAATGAAGATACTGCTGGGCATCAATCTTAATCACCTTAGCATAACTTACCGATCGATAGGTTCCCTCGCTGGTTGTACCCGTGAGAATTGCCTCCTCGCCCAAAAGCATGCCCGCCTCACAACGCACAATATCTCTAGCGGTGATATACTCAAACACCCCAGAAACCACTAAATAGGCGTGCGTTAATGGTTCCTCTTTTTTAATCACGATAAGCCCTGGATTAATCAACTGACGCGGAAATTTTAAAAGCTCGCCACGTACCGAGTGAGAGATTTCGGGAAATAACTCCTCCAAATAGCGCTCGGCTGCCAGATGAAAGTAATCACGACTGGCCTCGATAAGCAACTCTTCTACGCCAAAATTCACCGTAGAAGCCATGATGCGCTGGTGCATAGCTGGTTGCCCCGTGGTGTGGCTCACGATCACTTTGATTGATTTATCGTCTTTAAAATCATCCACCTCTCCATGAATCAATCCGCCATTGGCATCAATCTTTTTGATATTTACCGCGCGCAAATAATTCTTCCAAACCCCTTCATAGCGACTAATCAAGAACTTTTGATCCTCATCTTCGACCTGTAAAAATTGCTGATGTACCCGTTGGCTAATCACGTCCGCCAAATGCCCATAACTACGCATCTGCCCTTGATGATTGAGCATTTTAAAGTAAAAAATGTTCGTCTCCACCGGATGGGGAGAGAGGACAGGCATCACTTGTAACTGACCGATATACGTCCACTTTTCTAAAGGTAAATCATGCACATCAAAGAATTTGCTAAAGACATCCTCATCAAAATTGAGCAATGCCATTAGCTTGCGCATCAGGGAGACACGCACCAATTTACTGGTATATAATTTGAGGCGCTTTTGCGATCGAATCAGCCCTGTCAAACCATTAAAATGATCGTCGTGGGCATGGGTCATAAAGACGCCCTCCACCTCCGAGAGCGAAATGCCAAACTTCTCCAACGCCTCCAGCACGTTCGGGCCTGCGTCGATCAGATAATACTTGCCCTCGGCACTGATGATACTACTCATACAAGGGCGATCTTTATCCCAGCCGTTACCCTCGCCACTGTGTAAGATAGCAAAGTCTTGCTTATGAATCGGGTGAAAGTCGAGGTTGTAAGGAATACCATACTGTTGCATCTCAGTAAGCGTTAAATCGATAATCTCCTCTTGATCCTGATACTGAAAGAGATACACATTAAGACCCAAACGCACCACATAGAGCTCGGGGGCAATCTCGTAAGGCTCTTCATTGGTCTTTATCTCAAAAAAATTGACCAAATCCTTCGATGTTTTAGGATCGCCATATTTAAATCGCTTCTTAAAGATAGAAACTTCTCGTTTCTGCTCCTCACTAATATCATCAACACTCGCCAACTCATCGGCGGTTAAGCCATTAATCCCTCGATCCAAATACTCAATTTGTCCGGCGATCTGCTCAGGGATTCCCAAAATCATCGGCTTACTGCCCGTATATCCAGGGTGATTAGGCAAAGCTAACCCCTGATTATACATCATATGCATGAGCGGAAATTCGGTAAGATTAGAAAAAGAACCATTCTGGACGGAGACATCCGAAAGGAGGATGGCGTTAGCCCCGCTCTCCCAGAGCCATTGCTCATCCTCTATACGTTGGATAAATCCGGCACGCATCAGCAACTTAACCGAGTCCATGGGACAGCCACACAAAATGCGCATGCCCACCTCATGGCAATCTAAAAAGTATACCCCATTAGTTATCTGAAACTTCCGCATGATTCCTTCCTACTGAATAATATTTATCTATTTTAATCAATACGAGATGGGTCAACCTCTTGACTGTAATCGACCCCGTCCACCTCAAATCCGTGAATCTGCATAAACTCCTTACGAATACCCTCTAGGTCGGTCTCTTCACGTACTCTTGATAAATCTAAGTTATTCCACGCCAACTCAATCTCTTTTTGCAATGCACGATCCATCTCCCAGTCATCAAGGCGAATACGCCCCACATCATCAACCAAGACCGTATCGTGATTGTAAAGACGATCCATAAGACGATAGGCCTGCTCAATCGTGCCCTCATGCGTTCCCTTGGCTTTCATCAATTTATAAAGAATTGCCATATAAAGAGGTACAACCGGAATCACCGAACTCGCGCGTGTCATCACCGCCTTATTCACGCTAACATACGCCTTGCCATTAAGGGACGCTAACAAGGAGTTGAGTTCACCCACACTCTGCTCCAAATGCTCTTTGGCCTTACCAATCGTCCCTTCACGATAAAGTGGGTAAGTCATCTCTGGGCCAATGTAGCTATAGGCCATGGTAATTGCCCCCGCAGCAAGCAGATCGTGCGCTTTGAGTGCTTCTATCCACAAAATCCAATCCTCACCGCCCATCACTTTGACGGTATTTTTTGCCTCTTCTTCGCTAGCAGGCTCGATAGTAACCTCACTGACCTGCGCATTAAAAATATTCACCGTCTTACCCGTGTAAGGTTGCCCCGTCGGCTTCAACACACTCTTATAAGTGATGCCATCAGGCGCTGTGCGCATCGGGCTAGCCAGCGAGTAGACCACCAAATCGATCTTCTCGCCCTTAAAAAGCTCTTTGGCAGTGGCAATCACCTCGTCTTTACACGCTTGACTAAAGGCATCGCCCGAAAGAGTCATCTCTTGCTTGCCATCGGCCTTCGCCAATTTAGAAAAAGCAAGATTATTATACCAGCCCACCGCGCCCACCTTATCAGCACTCCCAGCACGCTCAAAACTCACACCAATCGTGGTGGCATCATTGACATAAGTGTTAATAATACGCGTTGCCAATCCGTAACCCGCGCTCGCGCCAATCACCAAAACGCGCTTAGGCCCAGCAATCTTAGGTTGTTTTTTCGCAAAGTCGATCAGCTCCTCCACTAGGCGCAGAGCGCCAGTGGGATGAGCATTGAGGCAGACATTCCCTGCCACTTTTGGTTCTATAATCATCATATTTATCCTTCCTTATCTACAAATTTTATGCCAACTTTGGCCCAGCAATGCACGTCCAACTCGCCTCTACCGCGATCTCATCGCCGACAAAGACCTTGCCACTCTGCTTGAGTAAAGGACCACCGGCACGCACGTTAGTTACCTCATAGCGCACCGTATCTCCCGGACGCACCTGCTTGCGAAATTTAGCCTGCTCCACTTGCGCCAAAAAGAAAAGCTGATCGTTGCCCACCAAGCCTGCAGCGCGTGCGCCCGCTCCACCGCACTGTGCCAAGGCCTCGACCAATAAGACTCCCGGCACAACTGGATACTCTGGAAAGTGCCCAGCAAAGTAAAACTCTTCTGCCAAAAAGGTGCGCTTACCTTCGCATCCATCTTTATCTGCTTTCAATAGCTCGTCAATCATCAAAAATGGCTTTCGATGAGGAATTAAATCTTCTACATTATACATTTAGCCTCTCCTATGCTTCGTACTTTTTAAAACAGACCACACCATTGTGTCCGCCAAATCCCAAGGAATCACTCATCACTGCCTTGAGCTCTACCGCCTGACCAACATGAGGAACGTAATCGAGATCGCACCCTTCGCCAGCTTGGTCTAAATTAATAGTGGGCGGAACAAAATTTTCAGTGAGTGCCTTAATCGCAACAATCGCCTCGATACCACCAGCCCCCCCCAATGCATGCGCGTGCATACTCTTGGTGCTACTGACTTTTAATTTGTAGGCATGCTCACCAAAGGCCAACTTGATAGCTTTGGTCTCACTAGGGTCATTCACCGGCGTGCTTGTCCCGTGTGCATTGATATACCCAATATCAGTTGGTTCTAAACCAGCATCTGCAAGCGCCAAGGTAAAGGCCTTGGCTGCGCCCGTTCCTTCTGGGGTAGGACTCGTTAGGTGATAAGCATCACCGGTCATGGCACCGCCGGCAAACTCACAAATAATCTTTGCGCCACGTGCTTTGGCATGCTCATAATCCTCGAGAATAATGATCCCTGCGCCCTCACCCATCACAAAGCCTGCGCGATCTTTATCAAACGGACGGCTCGCCTTCTGCGGTTGATCGGCAAATTCAGTGGTGAGCGCAGTAAGCTTAGCAAAGCCTCCGATACTCACCTCGGTGATCGCCGCCTCGGTGCCACCGGCAACCATAATATCAGCGCGACCCGCACGAATCATATCGGCAGCCATCGTAATAGCATCCGTTCCCGAAGCACAAGCCGTACAGACTACCGCAGTAGGGCCTTTCCAACCCAGACGCATCGCCACGTTACCTGCGCACTCATTACTGATCAACTTAGGGATAGCCAATGGAGAAATGCCATTAGGGCCTTTCTCAAAAAGCTTGAGCGCAGCATTACCAAACTCATCAAAGCCACCAATGCCATTGCCCACAAGAATACCTGCGCGATCTTTATCGTAAGCGCTCTGCTCTAAACCCGATTGTTGATAGGCCTGCACCGCAGCGGCCACAGCAAAATGACTAAAAGGTGCCATCTTACGGGCATCCTTATCATCCATATAGAGCGAAGTGTCTAAATTCTTGACCTCTCCAGCAATATGTACAGGAAAGTCGGTGGTATCGAATTTGGTAATTCTGCCGATGCCCGACTTGCCAGCCTTCATCGCCTGCCAAGACTCCTCCACCGTGTTACCAAGGGCACTCACCATCCCCATTCCTGTTACTACAACTCTTCGCCTCATCATCATTTCCTCATCTTCTACGTGATTTTCATGCAAAATGACCTCCTTCTATCTAAGCCATTTTGCATGCTCCTTCTTTTAATGACCTAACGGGTCACTATCCCATAAACATTCCACCATTAACATCTAGCGCTACGCCAGTCACATAACGACCCATATCACTAGCAAGATACAAACATGCGTTCGCAATGTCTTTAGGTAGACCCATCTCTTGCATCGGAATCTGTGCAACCAAGCCAGCTTTTACCTTTTCTGGGATAACCGCAGTCATTGGGGTGTCGATAAAGCCGGGGCAGACCGCATTACAACGAATCTTTCGGCGTGCACCTTCGCGTGCAATCGAACGGCTAAAGCCAATCAATCCCGCCTTCGCAGCCGCGTAGTTGGCCTGACCCAAGTTACCCTGACGCCCCACAATCGAGCTGATGTTGATGATCGATCCGCCTTCGGCGTTCTCCTTCATGTGAGGGAAAGCCTCATGTGTAAGGTGGAAGATGCTATTCAAGTTGATGTTGATCACAGCGTTCCAATCATCGGTTGTCATACGTGTAAAGAGCGCATCCTTGGTGATACCAGCATTGTTGATCAAGATGTCGATCTTACCACTCTTTGCTACAACAGCCTTAATAAAATTACGACAATCCTCTTCTTTTGCCACATTCAAGATGTGCCCAATTGCCTTGTCGCTAAAGGTAGGTTGAACCGCGTCTAACTCCCCTTGATTAAGTCCTGTGTAGTGCACAGTTGCACCCTCGCGTAAGAATACACGCACTGTCTCGGATCCAAGTCCGCCACTTCCACCTGTTACGATAGCAACTTTTCCATCTAATAAACCCATTTGCATCGCTCCTCTCTTTCTATCGATTCCTCTTCACAAGAAGAGGTTATTCTTTCTAAATTACTCTTGCATGCGCGCCAACAGCATCTCTACTTCGGGCATCTGCATACAACGGAACATCTCGTAATTTGCACCATTACCACGCATCAACGCGCTCAAGACATTGCCTGGCCCAACCTCTACTGCCACTCGCTCACGAAAACGCGTTTGCGCATCAGAAATGATCCCTTGCCATAAGACAGGATGGCTAATCTGCTCACTTAAGTGATGCTGGATCTCTTTGCCTGTCGACAAAATTCCGCCCGTAACATTGCTGTATAAGGGAACTTTGGGGCTAGCAAAACGCAAGCCTGTAATCACCGATTTAAACTCCAATGAAGCCTTAGACAAAAGCGGAGTATGAAAAGGTCCCGAGACGGTCAACTTGATGACACGCTTGGCACCCGCCTCTTTAAGGAGAGGTTCTAAGCGATCGATTTGCGCAAGCAGACCCGAAATCACCACTTGATCAGGAGCGTTGTAGTTGGCAACAAAGACCTCGGTTTGATCGTTAAGCACTGCCTTCACCGCACCGGCGCTCAAACCCAAGACCGCTGCCATACCTGGCTCACCCACCTGTTTTTTAAATTCATTGCCCGCGTGATGCATAATACGCCCACGCTCATACACAAGACGAAAAGTCTCCTCCGCCGTCAAGACATCGGCTACCGCCAAAGCGGCATACTCTCCCAAACTAAAGCCAGCAACCCACGCGATATCCTCGCTACGAACCCCCGCCATGCGCAAGCCCACCATCCCCGCCAGACTTGCTAACGTAACGGCAGGTTGCGTATTGATTGTCTCTTTAAGCTCGGCTTCACTCCCCTCAAAGAGGAGCTTCTTCATATCCTTGCCACAGACATCGCTAGCCAATTCAAAGAGCGCCCGCACACTCGCGTGTTGGGTATAAAGCTCTTTCGCCATACCGGGGTGTTGCGCGCCTTGACCAGCAAAGAGTAAGGCTATTTTGGTTGTAAATTCCATCGTATATAGACTCCTCCCCAAGTGAGACCTGCACCAAAGCCTACCAACAAGAGATGTTGCCCTGCTTTGAGTTTTCCTTCGTCGTACATTTGACGCAAGGCAAGCGGAATGCTCGCGGCACTGGTGTTGCCCATTTGGCTAATGTTCATATAAAATTTATCGGATGGCCAGCCCTTTCTCTCCAATAACGCATCGATCATTCGTGCATTTGCTTGGTGAGGGACGACCCAATCAATATCATCCATGGTTAGAGCATTGCGGATAGATAGCTCCTCAACCAGTTCGCCTAGAATACGCACACCAAAACGATAGACACGTGCGCCATCCATGTGTAGAGCGCTCTGGCTGGGCTCTTCAACGACAGGTTGCTTCACGCCACCAGCAGGGCGACTCAACGCCACGGGATCGCCCTCGGAGTGGAGTACAAAGTCAACAATATCATCTTCCCCGTCGCGATCATCCTTATAGAGCACCATCGCACCTGCGCCGTCGCCAAAGAGAACCGCTGTTTTACGATCGTGCCAATTTAAGATGCTCGAAAGTTTCTCAGCCCCCACCACAAGCGCATACTTCATCGTTTTAGACGCTTTGAGCAGGGCATACGCGTTACTTAATGCGTAGACAAAGCCACTACAAGCTGCGCGCACGTCAAAACTGGCAGCCCCCACCGCGTTTAGCTCTTTTTGTACTAAATTTGCCGTGGCAGGAAAGCCTAAGTAATCGGGAGTAGCCGTAGCTACTACGATCAAATCGAGCTCTTGACCACTGATACCGGCCATCGCTAGTGCCATCTTGGCGCTCTCTACCGACATAAATGCGGTGCTCTCTTCATCATTGGCGATGCGACGCTCTTTAATACCCGTATGACTTTGAATCCATTCATCGGTCGTATCAACATAAGCTTGCCACTCATCATTTGCCATAATCTTCTTGGGTAGATAGCTACCAATTCCCATAATGTTAATTGCCATAATACACATATCCTAGCCTTATATCATAGAATTGTCAAGAGAAGATTTAGGCAATTTATGCAATAAATCTTCTCGTAACGGCTCTTGACTACTTCATCGCCTCACGAATGAAGTTGGCACTAGTATGATATAATTTAAGTTCCTCGTCGGTTAGGGGATACTCCAAGACCTTTTCGATACCATTCTTGCCCACTACCGACAACGCACCGATCACCAAATTATCGATGCCATACTCACCATGAAGCAATGCACTCACCGGCATAATGCGCGACTCATTCTGGGCAACGGCGCTAAAAATCGTGTACACCGACGCGCCAATACCATGATCGGTATAGCCACGCGTATTATAAATATCCAGCCCGCGTTGACGCACAAACTGCATCGCCTCCTCCTTATTAATAAGAGGAACTCCCTTCACCTTGCTAAACTCATCCACATGCAACCCAGCCACCTGTGCAATGCTCCAAGGGACAAAAGAGCTATTGCCATGCTCGCCCAAGACAAACGAGGTAACATTCGTTGCGCTTACATCAAAATGCATCGAGATATAGCGACGTAAACGCACCGTATCCAAAATATCCCCCGATCCCAATACGCGATGGTGGGGCATGCCACTATATTTAATAAAGTAGTAAGTCATTGCGTCCACAGGATTGCTAGTAATAATTACGATAGCATTCGGCGAATACTTAGCCACCGCTTGCCCAATCTCGCGCATCAACTTCTCATTCTCTGCCAATAGCGCGCGACGATCGGTTAAATTCTTCGCAGGGATACTGGCATTGACGAAGACATAATCACAATCCTTAATATCGCTATAATCCTCTGCCACGCGCATATGACTATAGTGATTAAAGTGGCCAAGTGGCACCGAATCCTCAAAATCCCAAATCTCTGCCTGCGTGCGCGCCTTGTTGATGTCGTACACCACAATCTCTTGCGATGCGGAAAATTGAAACAAGTAGAGCAAGACCTCCTTGCCCACCATCCCTAAGCCAATAATTCCTATCTTCATCGATCTTTCTCCTTTACAATCGCATTCTTTCTCTTTACCTTTACAGCAAGCTACGCTATAATGATAAGCACAGTATACTCTATTTTGGAAAAAACGAGAATACTTTATCAAAATTATTATAAGGAGTTTGATATGAATTTGATCAACGCACCCAAAGTCATGGCAATGCACGACCTCTGTAGCTATGGCCGCTCCAGCCTAAATGTGGTTGTTCCCCTGCTTGCCACCACCAATTGCTACTGTTGTTCGCTACCCACCGCCCTACTCTCTAGCCACTTTGGCTTTGGCACGCAACCTAGCTTACTCGACCTAAGCGAAGAACTCTTACGCATTTATGACAAATGGGATGCCATGAATCTCCACTTTGATGCCTTCTACTCTGGCTATCTCGCCTCACCCGAGCAAGTAGCTATCGCCCAAAAATTTATCCAACGCTTTACTCCGCGCTTCATCTACATCGACCCCGTCTTAGGTGACAATGGCAAACTCTACCCCGCCTTCGATCAAAAACAAGTCAAAGCCATGCGAACTCTCCTCAAAAGCGCCCACGTCAGCTCCCCCAACCTCACCGAAGCCAATGCACTCCTAGGTCTCCCTCTCGATCAACCCTTCGCGCAGAGCAACGCCAAAAATTTTCTACAAAACCTCAGCGAGCTTGGCCCTAAAATCGCCATCGTTACCGGCATTCACGACCCAGAACGTCAACGCATCACCAGCTACCTCTTCGACAAAGAAAAAAATCTCTACTTCAAAGTACACGCTCCGCTCCACCTCAAGAGCCCAAAGGGTCTCCACGGCACAGGCGACTCCTTCGCCTCCATCGTAACCGGACGCATGCTCGCCCACAACGACCAACCTCAAGATGCCGTAGCCCTCGCCATGCACTACCTCGATCAGGCTATCAAAGGGGCAATCCGCTTCCAAGAAGAGATCGCCATCGAGTACCCCCTCGAAGATCTTATCGCTCATCACACCAGAGCCGAGGTAGAAAATTTTTAATCCCACCCCAAGAGAGATAGCGAGGTCATTCTCTATGATTTA is a window of Entomospira culicis DNA encoding:
- a CDS encoding ACP S-malonyltransferase; protein product: MEFTTKIALLFAGQGAQHPGMAKELYTQHASVRALFELASDVCGKDMKKLLFEGSEAELKETINTQPAVTLASLAGMVGLRMAGVRSEDIAWVAGFSLGEYAALAVADVLTAEETFRLVYERGRIMHHAGNEFKKQVGEPGMAAVLGLSAGAVKAVLNDQTEVFVANYNAPDQVVISGLLAQIDRLEPLLKEAGAKRVIKLTVSGPFHTPLLSKASLEFKSVITGLRFASPKVPLYSNVTGGILSTGKEIQHHLSEQISHPVLWQGIISDAQTRFRERVAVEVGPGNVLSALMRGNGANYEMFRCMQMPEVEMLLARMQE
- the fabZ gene encoding 3-hydroxyacyl-ACP dehydratase FabZ translates to MYNVEDLIPHRKPFLMIDELLKADKDGCEGKRTFLAEEFYFAGHFPEYPVVPGVLLVEALAQCGGAGARAAGLVGNDQLFFLAQVEQAKFRKQVRPGDTVRYEVTNVRAGGPLLKQSGKVFVGDEIAVEASWTCIAGPKLA
- a CDS encoding ABC transporter substrate-binding protein — protein: MCRLFGYTKVGLLGLLAFVLLSCQAKPAKEARTLTPLTLAIGYIPNMQFAPLYVAMHEGYFAQAGIDLTIEYGMGSDILSILAGGRVHFALGDADQYLLARAQGMPLQASYQYYETSPLAMMSMDPTISLPSDLRGRRIGVSELSGSSYLTLMEFLTYYDISQEDVEIVRVGYAQLAALERGEVDAVVVFANNEPLQMREQDVRYQLWMASDFSALAGALILTNSNQWQSDEQQRVLNAFYEALTKAMRFTRDHPEEAAAIAQQYIDGAIYEDILAGIYATLAYYTESGVVDQARINATQESLRVLGFME
- the fabG gene encoding 3-oxoacyl-ACP reductase FabG; amino-acid sequence: MGLLDGKVAIVTGGSGGLGSETVRVFLREGATVHYTGLNQGELDAVQPTFSDKAIGHILNVAKEEDCRNFIKAVVAKSGKIDILINNAGITKDALFTRMTTDDWNAVININLNSIFHLTHEAFPHMKENAEGGSIINISSIVGRQGNLGQANYAAAKAGLIGFSRSIAREGARRKIRCNAVCPGFIDTPMTAVIPEKVKAGLVAQIPMQEMGLPKDIANACLYLASDMGRYVTGVALDVNGGMFMG
- the fabF gene encoding beta-ketoacyl-ACP synthase II, whose product is MRRRVVVTGMGMVSALGNTVEESWQAMKAGKSGIGRITKFDTTDFPVHIAGEVKNLDTSLYMDDKDARKMAPFSHFAVAAAVQAYQQSGLEQSAYDKDRAGILVGNGIGGFDEFGNAALKLFEKGPNGISPLAIPKLISNECAGNVAMRLGWKGPTAVVCTACASGTDAITMAADMIRAGRADIMVAGGTEAAITEVSIGGFAKLTALTTEFADQPQKASRPFDKDRAGFVMGEGAGIIILEDYEHAKARGAKIICEFAGGAMTGDAYHLTSPTPEGTGAAKAFTLALADAGLEPTDIGYINAHGTSTPVNDPSETKAIKLAFGEHAYKLKVSSTKSMHAHALGGAGGIEAIVAIKALTENFVPPTINLDQAGEGCDLDYVPHVGQAVELKAVMSDSLGFGGHNGVVCFKKYEA
- a CDS encoding beta-ketoacyl-ACP synthase III, producing MAINIMGIGSYLPKKIMANDEWQAYVDTTDEWIQSHTGIKERRIANDEESTAFMSVESAKMALAMAGISGQELDLIVVATATPDYLGFPATANLVQKELNAVGAASFDVRAACSGFVYALSNAYALLKASKTMKYALVVGAEKLSSILNWHDRKTAVLFGDGAGAMVLYKDDRDGEDDIVDFVLHSEGDPVALSRPAGGVKQPVVEEPSQSALHMDGARVYRFGVRILGELVEELSIRNALTMDDIDWVVPHQANARMIDALLERKGWPSDKFYMNISQMGNTSAASIPLALRQMYDEGKLKAGQHLLLVGFGAGLTWGGVYIRWNLQPK
- a CDS encoding MBL fold metallo-hydrolase; translated protein: MRKFQITNGVYFLDCHEVGMRILCGCPMDSVKLLMRAGFIQRIEDEQWLWESGANAILLSDVSVQNGSFSNLTEFPLMHMMYNQGLALPNHPGYTGSKPMILGIPEQIAGQIEYLDRGINGLTADELASVDDISEEQKREVSIFKKRFKYGDPKTSKDLVNFFEIKTNEEPYEIAPELYVVRLGLNVYLFQYQDQEEIIDLTLTEMQQYGIPYNLDFHPIHKQDFAILHSGEGNGWDKDRPCMSSIISAEGKYYLIDAGPNVLEALEKFGISLSEVEGVFMTHAHDDHFNGLTGLIRSQKRLKLYTSKLVRVSLMRKLMALLNFDEDVFSKFFDVHDLPLEKWTYIGQLQVMPVLSPHPVETNIFYFKMLNHQGQMRSYGHLADVISQRVHQQFLQVEDEDQKFLISRYEGVWKNYLRAVNIKKIDANGGLIHGEVDDFKDDKSIKVIVSHTTGQPAMHQRIMASTVNFGVEELLIEASRDYFHLAAERYLEELFPEISHSVRGELLKFPRQLINPGLIVIKKEEPLTHAYLVVSGVFEYITARDIVRCEAGMLLGEEAILTGTTSEGTYRSVSYAKVIKIDAQQYLHFVRQYLSLDIYVDSFYRRKKLRSSELFKSISSRYLLDELNKKMTTVQYAEGDILPEGHQRQVGLIVEGMAGIFHKENLVETLSEDYFYGQEVFFAKSEGLIPQVVALSAITVVQLPLDALISVPLLLWELLESGDKIAKLVAQADRLISYMNELADDLLMNQIENEKEIAYDEDD
- a CDS encoding pyridoxamine kinase: MNLINAPKVMAMHDLCSYGRSSLNVVVPLLATTNCYCCSLPTALLSSHFGFGTQPSLLDLSEELLRIYDKWDAMNLHFDAFYSGYLASPEQVAIAQKFIQRFTPRFIYIDPVLGDNGKLYPAFDQKQVKAMRTLLKSAHVSSPNLTEANALLGLPLDQPFAQSNAKNFLQNLSELGPKIAIVTGIHDPERQRITSYLFDKEKNLYFKVHAPLHLKSPKGLHGTGDSFASIVTGRMLAHNDQPQDAVALAMHYLDQAIKGAIRFQEEIAIEYPLEDLIAHHTRAEVENF
- a CDS encoding malate dehydrogenase, whose amino-acid sequence is MKIGIIGLGMVGKEVLLYLFQFSASQEIVVYDINKARTQAEIWDFEDSVPLGHFNHYSHMRVAEDYSDIKDCDYVFVNASIPAKNLTDRRALLAENEKLMREIGQAVAKYSPNAIVIITSNPVDAMTYYFIKYSGMPHHRVLGSGDILDTVRLRRYISMHFDVSATNVTSFVLGEHGNSSFVPWSIAQVAGLHVDEFSKVKGVPLINKEEAMQFVRQRGLDIYNTRGYTDHGIGASVYTIFSAVAQNESRIMPVSALLHGEYGIDNLVIGALSVVGKNGIEKVLEYPLTDEELKLYHTSANFIREAMK
- the fabV gene encoding enoyl-ACP reductase FabV, with protein sequence MIIEPKVAGNVCLNAHPTGALRLVEELIDFAKKQPKIAGPKRVLVIGASAGYGLATRIINTYVNDATTIGVSFERAGSADKVGAVGWYNNLAFSKLAKADGKQEMTLSGDAFSQACKDEVIATAKELFKGEKIDLVVYSLASPMRTAPDGITYKSVLKPTGQPYTGKTVNIFNAQVSEVTIEPASEEEAKNTVKVMGGEDWILWIEALKAHDLLAAGAITMAYSYIGPEMTYPLYREGTIGKAKEHLEQSVGELNSLLASLNGKAYVSVNKAVMTRASSVIPVVPLYMAILYKLMKAKGTHEGTIEQAYRLMDRLYNHDTVLVDDVGRIRLDDWEMDRALQKEIELAWNNLDLSRVREETDLEGIRKEFMQIHGFEVDGVDYSQEVDPSRID